Proteins from a genomic interval of Coccinella septempunctata chromosome 2, icCocSept1.1, whole genome shotgun sequence:
- the LOC123306285 gene encoding uncharacterized protein LOC123306285: MEQFHKGASYSALNTMRSALSLLISPEIGSDFRLRRFLRGVYRLRPSLPKYNITWDPKIVLDYLAPFFPNEEIALEALTLKLVTLLAIITAHRVQTLAAIEVENVEVSDSQITIKIPTRIKTSGPGKCQPLLLIPFFDEKPSICPARTLMTYLERTKPLRCTTKVVYFLQETLCTSLEPDSEQMNKIHIAEKWP; the protein is encoded by the coding sequence atggaGCAATTTCACAAAGGTGCTTCTTACAGTGCACTGAACACAATGAGGTCGGCCCTCTCTCTTCTGATCTCACCAGAGATAGGATCCGATTTCCGGTTACGAAGAtttttaagaggagtttatagaCTCCGGCCTTCCTTACCCAAGTACAACATAACTTGGGATCCAAAAATCGTACTTGACTATTTGGCTCCTTTCTTTCCTAATGAGGAGATTGCATTGGAGGCATTAACCCTCAAATTAGTCACATTATTGGCTATTATAACAGCGCATCGAGTCCAGACACTAGCTGCAATCGAGGTTGAAAATGTAGAGGTGAGTGACAGTCAGATCACCATAAAGATTCCGACCAGGATCAAAACATCAGGCCCTGGAAAATGTCAGCCATTACTGTTGATCCCCTTTTTCGATGAAAAACCGAGCATTTGCCCTGCCAGGACCCTCATGACGTATTTGGAGAGAACAAAGCCACTAAGATGTACCACAAAGGTTGTTTATTTCCTTCAAGAGACCCTATGCACCAGTCTCGAGCCAGACTCTGAGCAGATGAATAAAATCCACATTGCAGAAAAGTGGCCTTGA